A stretch of the Tardiphaga sp. 709 genome encodes the following:
- a CDS encoding MFS transporter: protein MHRLRDLVFGPGRAVLVLAFTQILTWGILIYPPVLTMPHVTAAHGWSLAFGMAGFSLGLIVSGLLSPVVGGLIDRHGGNVVMASGALAGALGLALFSVADHPATYLACWLLLGAAMSASLYDPAFATLTRIFGASARRQITFVTFAGGFASTVGWPATHLLLEAVGWRGTYLTFAAIFAFVVAPLHAFALPRHVAVAPLPVADAVVVPQQATLRPEGWPFILLAAAFSLYSFILSGVTSNLLALLERGGLSAATAVTIGAMFGPAQVASRLADFMLAGRTHPLWIARGAVVLVVSAFAMLAFAGISFPLAALFAIGFGAANGVMTIARGALPLLMFGPVGYGRVIGRIARPALFVQAFAPFVVASAVETLSDRTVLLLGTAGALIVLVCFVMIKTPGVAARR, encoded by the coding sequence ATGCACCGATTGCGCGACCTTGTTTTCGGACCGGGCCGCGCGGTCCTTGTGCTGGCATTCACCCAGATCCTGACCTGGGGCATCCTGATCTATCCACCGGTGCTGACCATGCCGCATGTCACGGCGGCGCATGGCTGGTCGCTGGCCTTCGGCATGGCGGGCTTTTCGCTGGGCCTGATCGTATCGGGACTGCTGTCGCCGGTGGTTGGTGGATTGATCGACCGCCACGGCGGTAATGTCGTCATGGCATCGGGCGCATTGGCCGGTGCCTTGGGCCTCGCTCTATTTTCAGTAGCCGATCATCCCGCGACCTATCTGGCCTGCTGGCTGTTGCTCGGCGCTGCAATGTCTGCGTCGCTCTACGATCCCGCCTTCGCCACGCTGACGCGCATCTTCGGTGCCTCGGCGCGGCGGCAGATCACCTTCGTGACCTTTGCAGGTGGCTTCGCCTCGACGGTCGGCTGGCCGGCGACCCATCTTCTGCTTGAGGCTGTCGGCTGGCGCGGGACGTATCTGACCTTCGCAGCGATCTTCGCCTTTGTCGTTGCGCCGCTTCATGCTTTTGCATTGCCGCGCCACGTCGCCGTCGCGCCTCTGCCCGTGGCGGACGCCGTTGTCGTCCCCCAGCAGGCAACCCTGCGCCCGGAAGGCTGGCCGTTCATCCTGCTGGCGGCGGCGTTCTCGCTTTACAGCTTCATTCTGTCGGGCGTGACGTCGAACCTGCTGGCGCTGCTGGAGCGCGGCGGGCTCAGTGCTGCAACGGCAGTGACCATCGGTGCGATGTTCGGTCCGGCGCAAGTGGCATCGCGGTTGGCAGACTTCATGCTGGCGGGGCGCACCCATCCGCTGTGGATCGCGCGCGGGGCGGTGGTGCTGGTAGTATCGGCCTTCGCAATGCTGGCCTTTGCAGGGATTTCGTTTCCGCTGGCGGCCTTGTTCGCTATCGGCTTCGGCGCGGCCAATGGCGTCATGACCATCGCGCGCGGTGCGCTGCCGCTTCTGATGTTCGGTCCGGTCGGGTATGGGCGCGTCATCGGCCGTATCGCGCGGCCGGCTCTGTTCGTGCAGGCCTTTGCACCGTTCGTGGTGGCATCCGCGGTCGAGACGCTGTCGGACCGCACTGTACTGCTGCTCGGGACGGCGGGAGCGTTGATCGTACTGGTCTGCTTCGTGATGATAAAAACGCCGGGCGTTGCGGCCCGGCGTTAA
- a CDS encoding DUF2076 domain-containing protein, whose product MTPQERQLVDDLFDRLSKVEGAPRDPDALDAIAQGQRRAPNALYALVQTVLLQDEALKRAHERIQQLEGNGAPEQAAQGGFLDSMRDALFGQGQSPNQPRGSVPSVRPPEPSRPAWNTGQVIGQPQLQGGYGQGGYGQGQAPGQFGQQQPQAGGGGSFLGTAAAAAAGVVGGSLLLGSIRSMMGGSHQQGFGDAANASESKSPWSSGSDSSGGSLGNQAGVNDIGSSSGSRAGSFDQAQADADQDQDQDQDEGDYDAMDMDSDDSDLA is encoded by the coding sequence ATGACACCGCAAGAACGCCAACTGGTTGACGATCTCTTTGACCGGCTCAGCAAGGTCGAAGGCGCGCCACGCGATCCAGACGCGCTCGACGCCATTGCGCAGGGCCAGCGCCGCGCCCCCAATGCGCTGTATGCGCTGGTGCAGACCGTATTGCTGCAGGACGAAGCGCTGAAGCGCGCCCATGAGCGCATCCAGCAACTGGAAGGCAACGGCGCCCCCGAACAGGCTGCTCAGGGCGGTTTCCTCGATTCGATGCGGGACGCCCTGTTCGGTCAGGGCCAGAGCCCGAACCAGCCGCGCGGCTCCGTGCCGAGCGTTCGCCCGCCCGAGCCGAGCCGTCCTGCCTGGAACACCGGGCAGGTCATCGGCCAGCCACAGCTACAGGGTGGCTATGGTCAGGGCGGATATGGCCAAGGTCAGGCGCCGGGACAGTTCGGCCAGCAGCAACCTCAGGCTGGCGGTGGCGGTTCGTTTCTGGGTACCGCAGCGGCGGCCGCAGCCGGCGTGGTCGGTGGCTCACTATTGCTCGGCAGCATCCGTTCGATGATGGGCGGCAGCCATCAGCAAGGTTTCGGCGACGCCGCCAATGCCAGCGAGAGCAAGAGCCCGTGGAGCTCCGGTTCGGATTCGTCCGGCGGCAGCCTCGGCAATCAGGCCGGCGTCAATGATATCGGTTCGTCCAGCGGCTCCCGCGCCGGATCGTTCGATCAGGCGCAGGCCGATGCCGATCAGGACCAGGATCAAGACCAGGACGAGGGCGATTACGACGCCATGGATATGGATTCCGACGACAGCGATTTGGCCTGA
- a CDS encoding L,D-transpeptidase — MFRKFSLTLLASASFIAAGSHQTLAVEAAAQFAEPPVVYAQQPQRPMQRTAYAERSRMGGGFIEFLFSDGPAQQGQRYQQQPDYSYEQRRSLLPPMDPQQRVYRQEETADPARPTLDPKYQPQMVEYQGSESAGTIVVDTPNKFLFLVQGGGRAMRYGIGVGRPGFTWSGVKTITAKKEWPSWTPPKEMLARRPDLPRYMEGGPENPLGARAMYLGSTLYRIHGSNEPWTIGTNVSSGCIRMRNEDVIDLYGRVGVGARVVVI, encoded by the coding sequence ATGTTCAGAAAGTTCTCTCTCACGCTTCTTGCCAGCGCATCTTTCATCGCCGCTGGATCGCATCAGACGCTTGCGGTGGAAGCCGCGGCGCAGTTCGCCGAGCCTCCGGTGGTCTATGCGCAGCAGCCGCAGCGCCCGATGCAGCGCACGGCCTATGCCGAACGCTCGCGCATGGGCGGCGGCTTCATCGAGTTTCTGTTCAGCGATGGTCCGGCGCAGCAGGGCCAGCGTTATCAGCAACAGCCGGACTACTCTTACGAGCAGCGCCGCTCGCTGCTGCCGCCGATGGATCCGCAACAACGCGTCTATCGGCAGGAAGAGACGGCAGATCCCGCGCGTCCCACGCTCGATCCCAAGTATCAACCGCAGATGGTCGAATATCAGGGCAGCGAGAGCGCCGGCACCATCGTCGTCGATACGCCGAACAAGTTTCTGTTCCTGGTGCAGGGTGGCGGCAGGGCGATGCGCTACGGCATCGGCGTCGGCCGGCCGGGCTTCACCTGGTCCGGTGTAAAGACGATCACTGCGAAGAAGGAATGGCCGTCATGGACGCCGCCGAAGGAAATGCTGGCGCGCCGTCCTGATCTGCCGCGCTATATGGAAGGCGGTCCGGAAAATCCGCTCGGCGCACGCGCGATGTATCTTGGTTCGACCCTGTACCGTATTCACGGCTCCAACGAGCCATGGACAATCGGCACCAATGTTTCCTCAGGCTGCATCCGCATGCGCAACGAGGACGTCATCGATCTCTATGGCCGCGTCGGCGTCGGCGCCCGGGTTGTCGTGATCTGA
- the groL gene encoding chaperonin GroEL (60 kDa chaperone family; promotes refolding of misfolded polypeptides especially under stressful conditions; forms two stacked rings of heptamers to form a barrel-shaped 14mer; ends can be capped by GroES; misfolded proteins enter the barrel where they are refolded when GroES binds) — protein sequence MAAKDVKFSGDARDRMLRGVDILANAVKVTLGPKGRNVVIEKSFGAPRITKDGVTVAKEIELEDKFENMGAQMLREVASKTNDTAGDGTTTATVLAQAIVREGAKSVAAGMNPMDLKRGIDIAVAAVIKDITKRAKPVASSAEVAQVGTISANGDAAIGKMIAQAMQKVGNEGVITVEENKSLETEVDIVEGMKFDRGYLSPYFVTNAEKMTAELEDVYVLLVEKKISSLQAMLPVLEAVVQSGKPLLIIAEDVEGEALATLVVNRLRGGLKVAAVKAPGFGDRRKAMLEDLAILTGGQLVSEDLGMKLESVTLAMLGRAKKVVIDKENTTVVNGAGKKPAIEARVNQIKAQIEETTSDYDREKLQERLAKLAGGVAVIRVGGATEVEVKEKKDRVDDALNATRAAVQEGIVPGGGTALLRAKKAVGRLTNENADVQAGINIVLKALEAPIRQIAENAGVEGSIVVGKILDEKSETFGFDAQTETYVDMVAKGIIDPAKVVRTALQDAASVAGLLVTTEAMVAELPKEAAPAMPGGGGGMGGMGGMGGMGF from the coding sequence ATGGCAGCCAAAGACGTTAAATTCTCCGGAGACGCGCGCGATCGCATGCTGCGCGGCGTCGACATTCTCGCCAACGCCGTCAAGGTCACGCTCGGTCCGAAGGGCCGCAATGTCGTGATCGAGAAGTCGTTCGGCGCTCCGCGCATCACCAAGGACGGCGTCACCGTCGCCAAGGAGATCGAGCTCGAGGACAAGTTCGAGAACATGGGCGCGCAGATGCTGCGCGAAGTTGCCTCGAAGACCAACGACACCGCAGGCGACGGTACCACCACCGCCACCGTGCTGGCCCAGGCCATCGTCCGTGAAGGCGCCAAGTCGGTTGCTGCCGGCATGAACCCGATGGACCTCAAGCGCGGCATCGATATCGCCGTCGCCGCCGTCATCAAGGACATCACCAAGCGCGCCAAGCCGGTTGCGTCTTCGGCTGAAGTCGCTCAGGTCGGCACCATCTCCGCCAACGGCGACGCCGCCATCGGCAAGATGATCGCCCAGGCAATGCAGAAGGTCGGCAACGAAGGCGTCATCACGGTTGAAGAGAACAAGTCGCTCGAGACCGAAGTCGACATCGTCGAGGGCATGAAGTTCGATCGCGGCTACCTGTCGCCCTACTTCGTCACCAATGCCGAGAAGATGACCGCCGAGCTCGAGGACGTGTACGTCCTGCTCGTCGAGAAGAAGATCTCCAGCCTGCAGGCCATGCTGCCGGTGCTCGAAGCCGTGGTGCAGTCGGGCAAACCGCTGCTGATCATCGCTGAAGACGTCGAAGGCGAAGCGCTCGCCACCCTCGTCGTCAACCGCCTGCGCGGCGGCCTCAAGGTTGCTGCCGTCAAGGCACCGGGCTTCGGCGATCGTCGCAAGGCGATGCTGGAAGACCTTGCGATCCTGACCGGCGGTCAGCTCGTCTCGGAAGATCTCGGCATGAAGCTGGAAAGCGTCACGCTCGCCATGCTCGGCCGCGCCAAGAAGGTCGTGATCGACAAGGAAAACACCACCGTCGTCAACGGCGCTGGCAAGAAGCCGGCCATTGAGGCCCGCGTCAACCAGATCAAGGCGCAGATCGAGGAAACCACCTCGGACTACGACCGTGAGAAGCTGCAGGAGCGTCTGGCCAAGCTGGCTGGCGGCGTTGCCGTCATCCGCGTCGGCGGCGCGACCGAAGTCGAAGTGAAGGAAAAGAAGGATCGCGTGGATGACGCGCTGAACGCGACCCGCGCGGCCGTTCAGGAAGGCATCGTCCCCGGTGGCGGCACTGCGCTGCTGCGTGCCAAGAAGGCCGTCGGCCGTCTCACCAACGAGAACGCCGATGTGCAGGCTGGTATCAATATCGTGCTGAAGGCGCTGGAAGCTCCGATCCGCCAGATCGCCGAAAACGCCGGCGTTGAAGGTTCGATCGTGGTCGGCAAGATCCTGGACGAGAAGTCCGAGACCTTCGGCTTCGACGCGCAGACCGAAACCTATGTCGACATGGTCGCCAAGGGCATCATCGATCCGGCCAAGGTGGTGCGTACTGCACTGCAGGACGCCGCCTCGGTTGCCGGCCTGCTGGTCACCACCGAAGCCATGGTCGCCGAACTGCCGAAGGAAGCTGCACCGGCGATGCCGGGCGGTGGCGGCGGTATGGGTGGCATGGGCGGAATGGGAGGCATGGGCTTCTAA
- a CDS encoding tartrate dehydrogenase has protein sequence MREYSIAAIPADGIGPEVIAAGTRVLDALQKRVGDVTFNVETFDWGSAYYRKHGVMMPADGLPKLKKFDAIYFGAVGAPDVPDHITLWGLRLPICQGFDQYANVRPTKILPGITSPLRGVETGDLDWVIVRENSEGEYAGCGGRVHRGLPEEVGTEVSVFTRVGVIRIMRYAFKLAQSRPRKLLTVVTKSNAQRHGMVMWDEIADEVSKDFPDVTWDKMLVDAMTVRMTLKPQSLDTIVATNLHADILSDLAGALAGSLGVAPTANIDPERRFPSMFEPIHGSAFDITGKGIANPVASFWTAAQMLDHLGEPDASARLMRAVEKVCEAGIITPDVGGKATTKEVTDAVVDAIHSSNV, from the coding sequence ATGCGCGAATATTCCATCGCGGCCATTCCGGCCGACGGGATCGGACCCGAAGTCATCGCCGCCGGCACTCGTGTGCTCGACGCCCTGCAGAAACGGGTCGGCGACGTCACCTTCAATGTCGAGACCTTCGACTGGGGCTCTGCCTATTACCGCAAGCACGGCGTCATGATGCCGGCCGACGGCCTGCCGAAGCTGAAGAAGTTCGATGCCATCTATTTCGGTGCGGTGGGCGCGCCCGACGTGCCCGACCACATCACGCTGTGGGGCCTGCGGCTGCCGATCTGCCAGGGCTTCGACCAATACGCCAATGTGCGCCCGACCAAAATCCTGCCCGGCATCACCTCGCCACTGCGCGGTGTCGAAACCGGCGATCTCGACTGGGTGATCGTGCGCGAAAATTCCGAAGGCGAATATGCCGGCTGCGGCGGCCGCGTGCATCGCGGGCTGCCGGAGGAAGTCGGCACCGAAGTGTCGGTGTTCACCCGGGTCGGCGTGATCAGGATTATGCGCTACGCGTTCAAGCTCGCGCAGTCACGTCCGCGCAAACTCCTCACCGTGGTCACCAAGTCGAATGCCCAGCGCCACGGCATGGTGATGTGGGATGAGATTGCCGACGAAGTGTCGAAGGACTTCCCTGACGTCACCTGGGACAAGATGCTGGTCGATGCCATGACCGTGCGCATGACGCTGAAGCCGCAGAGCCTCGACACCATCGTCGCGACCAACCTTCACGCTGACATTCTCTCTGACCTCGCCGGCGCGCTGGCCGGCAGCCTCGGCGTTGCGCCGACGGCGAATATCGATCCGGAGCGCCGCTTTCCCTCGATGTTCGAGCCGATCCACGGCTCGGCCTTCGACATCACCGGCAAGGGGATCGCCAATCCTGTGGCCAGCTTCTGGACTGCGGCACAGATGCTCGATCACCTTGGCGAACCCGATGCGTCCGCGCGGTTAATGCGTGCGGTGGAGAAGGTCTGCGAAGCCGGCATCATCACGCCGGATGTCGGTGGCAAGGCCACGACGAAAGAAGTGACCGACGCCGTGGTGGACGCGATCCATAGTTCGAATGTCTGA
- a CDS encoding protein phosphatase CheZ, with protein MSVRRKRFRIEEVFGTAPMPNEVVGSSEPMPMHREIMAELRAIRAQMGAPARNAVTDQVGAAADQQVAEAQALLATYRAQIEQCEKLKIELDLIHDAITRTKMEIAVLHGKSFEGDEMAKVNGELGAVVGGTEEATQQILAAAEAIDNASTALGKVTSPDQQKQMLEEIGDNVVAIFEACNFQDLTGQRISKVMTTMKFIENRITAMMDIWGGVDEIKAHAPAKVDDRSEDDKLLNGPKLDGDVGHASQDDIDALFG; from the coding sequence ATGTCTGTTCGTCGCAAGCGATTTCGCATTGAAGAAGTTTTCGGTACTGCACCTATGCCCAATGAAGTGGTGGGCAGCAGCGAGCCGATGCCAATGCATCGCGAAATCATGGCTGAGCTCCGCGCGATCCGCGCGCAGATGGGAGCGCCGGCCCGCAACGCCGTGACAGATCAGGTCGGCGCCGCCGCCGATCAGCAGGTTGCGGAAGCACAGGCTCTGCTCGCAACCTACCGCGCTCAGATCGAGCAGTGCGAAAAGCTCAAGATCGAACTCGATCTGATCCACGACGCCATTACCCGCACCAAGATGGAAATCGCAGTTCTTCACGGAAAGAGCTTCGAAGGCGACGAAATGGCGAAGGTCAACGGTGAACTCGGCGCCGTCGTCGGCGGCACCGAAGAAGCCACGCAGCAGATTCTCGCCGCAGCCGAAGCCATCGATAATGCATCGACAGCGCTCGGCAAGGTGACCTCACCCGATCAGCAGAAGCAGATGCTGGAAGAGATCGGCGATAACGTCGTCGCGATCTTCGAAGCCTGTAACTTCCAGGACCTCACCGGCCAGCGCATCAGCAAGGTGATGACCACGATGAAGTTCATCGAAAACCGCATTACTGCGATGATGGACATCTGGGGTGGCGTCGATGAGATCAAGGCGCATGCGCCGGCCAAGGTCGATGACCGCAGCGAAGACGACAAGCTGCTCAACGGCCCGAAGCTGGACGGCGACGTCGGCCACGCTTCGCAGGACGATATCGACGCGCTGTTCGGCTAA
- a CDS encoding LysR family transcriptional regulator, whose protein sequence is MDLHQLRCFVTAADELHFGRAAQRLEMMPSALGRYIRLLEDDLGTRLLTRTTRSVALTDDGVEFLKQARDLLARADQIASSFRARVRARAATIRVGAIDSAAAGLLPALLHDLRERAPDVAIKLDEDKTIRLLPRLLSGRLDLAFVRPPESADKRLEFMFLFHETAVVAVSERHPLASRTHLTIADIADEPLIVPERRSRPHSHDLTMKLFAESGLQANVVQIADEKQTIVNLVAAEIGLAIVPRWTSRMPARGVRYMPLGMAAMNRLPLAAAWVRGTRDPARDQILDMLKANLARYALEA, encoded by the coding sequence ATGGATCTGCACCAGTTGCGCTGTTTCGTGACGGCGGCGGACGAACTGCATTTCGGCCGCGCGGCGCAGCGGCTCGAGATGATGCCGTCGGCACTCGGCCGCTATATCCGCCTCCTCGAGGACGATCTCGGCACACGCCTGCTGACGCGCACGACGCGCAGCGTTGCCCTGACCGATGACGGCGTCGAGTTTCTGAAACAGGCACGCGACCTGCTCGCCCGCGCGGATCAGATTGCGTCGTCCTTCCGCGCACGCGTGCGTGCCCGTGCAGCCACGATCCGCGTCGGCGCAATCGACAGCGCCGCCGCCGGGCTTCTGCCGGCGCTGCTTCACGATCTTCGCGAACGCGCCCCTGACGTTGCCATCAAGCTGGATGAAGACAAGACGATCCGGCTGCTGCCGCGCCTGCTGTCGGGCCGGCTCGATCTCGCTTTTGTCCGGCCGCCCGAGAGTGCCGACAAGCGGCTGGAATTCATGTTTCTGTTTCACGAGACAGCCGTCGTGGCCGTCTCCGAGCGCCATCCGCTGGCGTCGCGCACGCATCTGACGATCGCCGATATCGCCGACGAGCCTCTGATCGTGCCGGAGCGACGGTCGCGGCCGCACAGTCACGACCTGACGATGAAGCTGTTTGCGGAATCCGGGCTGCAGGCCAATGTCGTGCAGATCGCCGACGAGAAGCAGACCATCGTCAATCTCGTCGCCGCCGAAATCGGACTGGCGATCGTGCCACGCTGGACCTCCCGCATGCCCGCACGCGGCGTTCGCTATATGCCGCTAGGCATGGCGGCAATGAACAGGCTTCCGCTCGCCGCGGCGTGGGTCAGAGGGACCCGCGATCCGGCACGGGATCAGATTCTCGACATGCTGAAGGCCAATCTGGCACGCTACGCGCTGGAAGCATGA
- a CDS encoding co-chaperone GroES produces the protein MAKTKFRPLHDRVVVKRIVADEKTKGGIIIPDSAKEKPSEGEVVGVGPGGRDEAGKLIPIDIKVGDKVLFGKWSGTEIKLDGEELLIMKESDIMGVIA, from the coding sequence ATGGCCAAGACCAAATTCCGCCCGCTGCACGACCGCGTCGTCGTCAAGCGCATCGTCGCCGACGAGAAGACCAAGGGCGGCATCATCATCCCGGACAGCGCCAAGGAAAAGCCGTCTGAAGGCGAAGTCGTCGGCGTGGGCCCTGGCGGCCGCGACGAAGCGGGCAAGCTGATCCCGATCGACATCAAGGTCGGCGACAAGGTTCTGTTCGGCAAGTGGTCGGGCACCGAGATCAAACTCGACGGCGAAGAACTCCTCATCATGAAGGAGTCGGACATCATGGGCGTGATCGCCTAA